The genome window CGTCCTCGGATCGCCGTTCGGGTACGCCTGCGTCGGCGCTTCATCTCGAGGTCGGCGACCAAGTCAATCACGATAAATATGGGTTGGGAACTGTGGAATCAGTCTCAGGCCTTGGCAAGCACACCAGCGTGGTGATCGATTTTGGGAAGGAAGGCACCGTCCGCCTCATGCTGATCGGCAACGTTCCCATGGAAAAGCTGTAAGAGCGGTTAGCGGGCACTCTTACAGGGAGGGATTTTGCTCCGGCCGGCCGGGGGAGGCCCGAATGCCTCGGTCCCGCGTAGAAAAAATCGCTGGCCCACAAGGGAACCAGCGATCTGATAAGAGAGTTTGCGTTAGCGCTGAATCGGGCCGAGGTTAATTCCGTGCGCGGCCAACCACGGCAGTGGATCGATAGCCTCGCCACCATTGGGGTGGACCTCGAAGTGGCAGTGCGACCCGGTGGAGAATCCACGCGAACCCATCCCGGCGATAACGTCGCCAGCCTTAACACGCTGTCCGACAGTGACGTTGATTGTTTCCATGTGGCCGTACACGAACACGGTGCCGTCGTCGGCACGAAGACGAACCCACTGGCCGAACCCAGAGGCAGGGCCCGCAGAAATAACAGTGGAATCCATAACGGCGTACTCGGGGGTGCCCAGCACGTTGGCGATGTCAATGCCCTTGTGGAAAGCGCCCCACCGCATCTCGAAACCGGTGGTCAGAATGCCTTGAGCAGGCTTAACAATCCCAAGAGCGTTCATGATGGCATTGCCAACCGGCCCCGCTGAAGCAGGCTGTGCAGCAGGCTCAGGTGTCCGCGCAGCAGCATCGGCAGCAAGGCGCTGCTTATTAAACTCAACAGTCTTTGCGATCTGGTCGTGCAGGTTCGCGACCGGCTTAGCTTGAGGAAGCTGAAGAATCTGAGGCGAGGACTCTGAAGCAGTTGCCTCGGAAGGTGTAGCGTCGGCGTCCTTGGCGACCAACCGGACACTATCGCTATGGCCGATGGTGGCGGCTCCTGCGCCGACAGCTCCCGCGGTGCCCAACGCACCGGCTGCAACGGCGACCGAGGCTACCCGGCTGGCCTTAGGAGTTGTCTGGCGGCGATGCGTCCCGACATAATGGCTGCCTCGATTCGTCCGCACGTGTACACCTCTCAAGCAAAAATTGTGGCCAGCCGCACCACGCACTCGGCTGGCTACTGTGTGTTTCACATCGACCGTACTGCTTAACTGTTTTAACAGGTAAGCGTAATCGTTTTGTAATCTCCGAACGAAATAGTAACGAACGGCTAGCGTCGCGGCAAGCTGTTTTCCATCTTTTTCTCACCAAGGTGTGAGCACGGGAACACGGATTCATACCGCGCGCGAATTATGTGATGCGTCACAGATTTGGTATGGGTGGGAACATTAATCACAGGCGACTACAGTTGTCTCAGCTGGCCTGGACTTTTTGGGTTTGTCGCCCCGAAAGCCGGAGTGCCTCATGTGCCCCACGCGCGGAAGGTGTCAGGATAGACAAGTGAGAAATACCACCCCATCGAATTCTCGACGTCCGGGGGATGGGCGGTCACGGAAGAATGGCCGCCGATCCCGCGGCACGGATGCGCAACGCTTGACGTGGGACTCCCCATCGTCGTCACGACAGCATCGCCCCGACCGCTCATCGCGTCAGTCGGAGACGGGTGCGGAGCGATCGTCACATCAATCCAGTCGCCCTTCGTTTGACGACGTTGCGCATCGTGATTCCTCCCGGCCGCGCTCAACCGCTGGCGATTCGCGCGCAAACCAGGCGCCTCGCGCGTCCGAACAATATGTTCGCGAGCAGCGTCCGCAAGCTCGGGCAACGCGTGGCTCACGTCGAACAGATGGGGGCCGGGCATCGCGGGTACGCTGCGCAGGGGACCTCGACAGCGCAGCCACCGTCGGAAAGAAAAATGCGGGTGCGCGAGGTACTCGGGGTGCTCGTGCCACGGGTACTGGCTCGGACGACGGCCGTCGGGGGGCAGGAAATAACCGCGGTGCGACGGATGCATCTCCCCGCGGGCGGCGATTCGGGCTCAACCGCTGGACTCAATGGTGGCAGAAGAGCGGCAGCGCGGCTCGCAGCGCCGCAGGTGGCTCTTTTACTACACGGTTGAGGAAATTCCTGCCGGGGATTGCGGCCACCCATGTCTCCGTGATCGGCGTCATCATCGCAGTTGCGCTCATTATTTTATTGGCGTTGGACCTTTCCTTCGTCGCAGCGCCGGCGACAATCGCCTCCCTGTGGTTGACGTTCAATCTTGCGCCACTCTCGATGTCCGGCGCCGATCTTGGCCTCCTGCCGTTGCTTCCCGCGCTGGGCTACGCATTGTGGATAGCCCTCCGAATCCGGTCGGTCGTGCGTGAGCGAATCAGCGTCAGCGACGTGCGTATGCTTGTCGGCTGTTCGTTGGCCGTTCCTATCTTGCTGACGTTAACCGCGTTGGCCATGCTGTGGGACGCGCAGCCGGTCCTTCCGGTGAACGTGCCGTCGGTCTGGATGTCGGTCTTGTCGACGTTCGCTCTCAACGCGCTGGCGATCATTTTTGGCATGGGCAAGCGTTTGTGGCGAGCCTTGCTGCGCTTTTATGGCATGCCTCAGTGGCCTGTCGACGCGGTTCGTCTGGGCATGGCTTTTCTCGCCGCAATGGGTGGCATCGGCGCCCTCGTCGTGATTGTTAGCCTTATTGCCCACTGGTCGGCCTTTACGGACGCGTATTCCATCGCCTCGGGCGTCGGCGGCAAAATTGGGCTGACCCTGCTGTGGATCGCTTACTTCCCGAACATGGCTCTAGCGTCGGCAAGTGTTCTTGCGGGTGCCGAGGCTAATTTCGGTGCTGCGCAGGTCAGCTTGTTTACAGCGACGCGCGCGGAGCTGCCTCCGGTGCCGGTGCTTGCCGCGATGCCTGGCGATGTTTTCCCCGCCGCATGGCTCGGGCTTTTCATTCCTGCTGCGGTCGCGATTCTTGTTTATCGACGATTCCTGAGCCAGCGACGCGTTGTCGTTTCCCCGTATGGGACTGTTGGGGTGGCTGCTGTGTCGGCCGGGATTGTTGGAATGGTCGCGGCGTGGCTGAACAGTGGCGTGGTTGGTGCGTACGGATGGTCGGGGCCAAACCCCTGGCTGACCGGCGCGGTCGCTGCTGGCTGGATGTTTGCCGTGGGGGTGATCACGATGGCGGTGATCGGCATACGTCGAGGCAGGAGTGCGTCGCCTCGTGAGGCGAGTGCTTCGGATCGTGGTGGCACGCGTGAAGCTGACACCACTAAGGGCGATCGCCATAGCGCTGAGCCGGATTCTGCTGCTGAATCTCGTGACGACGACAACCCCGCGGCGCAGCGCGTTGAATCCGCCGAGGATAAATCGGCTGGCGACGAGTCGGACGCGGACGGCGAGTCGAACGTCGGCAATAAGTCAGGTGCCGACGATGAGTCGGGCGACAGTGACTCTGTCGACGGTGAGCCCGAGGATGACAATGACGATGGTGATGATGACGGCAGCGAGGACTCCGACGAGGAAAATACCGCTGACGGAAAGGCCAAAGGCGAGTCCAGCCACAGCGGTGCCCGTGAGTCAGAAGCGGTTGACGCTAAAGAGACTGAGGTAGAATCCTCCGAAGCTGAACAGTCCGAGTCAGCTGACAACGTCACCACGGAAACAGATAATGATCCAGAGCCATCTGCCGGCACGTCTGCCGGCGACTCGTCTCAAGGCAGCACCGCGCACGATGCCTCATCTCAAGGTGGTACGACCGATGATCCGCGTTGATCCCATCTTTCCCGGTCGCCCTCTTCGGCTCGTCGTGTTGGCCTCAGGGGAGGGAACGTTGTTTCAGTCTCTTCTCGACGCGCGCCGGGAAACGCCCTCGTTGAGCGTGCAGGCCTTGGTCACGGACAAACCTTGCCCAGCAATCGATCGCGCTCGCCGTGCAGATATCCCGGTCGCCACCATTACACCCCCTCGCAAGAACGCCCCGGCAACACCTGAAGGCCA of Corynebacterium kroppenstedtii DSM 44385 contains these proteins:
- a CDS encoding M23 family metallopeptidase: MRTNRGSHYVGTHRRQTTPKASRVASVAVAAGALGTAGAVGAGAATIGHSDSVRLVAKDADATPSEATASESSPQILQLPQAKPVANLHDQIAKTVEFNKQRLAADAAARTPEPAAQPASAGPVGNAIMNALGIVKPAQGILTTGFEMRWGAFHKGIDIANVLGTPEYAVMDSTVISAGPASGFGQWVRLRADDGTVFVYGHMETINVTVGQRVKAGDVIAGMGSRGFSTGSHCHFEVHPNGGEAIDPLPWLAAHGINLGPIQR
- a CDS encoding cell division protein PerM; this encodes MRNTTPSNSRRPGDGRSRKNGRRSRGTDAQRLTWDSPSSSRQHRPDRSSRQSETGAERSSHQSSRPSFDDVAHRDSSRPRSTAGDSRANQAPRASEQYVREQRPQARATRGSRRTDGGRASRVRCAGDLDSAATVGKKNAGARGTRGARATGTGSDDGRRGAGNNRGATDASPRGRRFGLNRWTQWWQKSGSAARSAAGGSFTTRLRKFLPGIAATHVSVIGVIIAVALIILLALDLSFVAAPATIASLWLTFNLAPLSMSGADLGLLPLLPALGYALWIALRIRSVVRERISVSDVRMLVGCSLAVPILLTLTALAMLWDAQPVLPVNVPSVWMSVLSTFALNALAIIFGMGKRLWRALLRFYGMPQWPVDAVRLGMAFLAAMGGIGALVVIVSLIAHWSAFTDAYSIASGVGGKIGLTLLWIAYFPNMALASASVLAGAEANFGAAQVSLFTATRAELPPVPVLAAMPGDVFPAAWLGLFIPAAVAILVYRRFLSQRRVVVSPYGTVGVAAVSAGIVGMVAAWLNSGVVGAYGWSGPNPWLTGAVAAGWMFAVGVITMAVIGIRRGRSASPREASASDRGGTREADTTKGDRHSAEPDSAAESRDDDNPAAQRVESAEDKSAGDESDADGESNVGNKSGADDESGDSDSVDGEPEDDNDDGDDDGSEDSDEENTADGKAKGESSHSGARESEAVDAKETEVESSEAEQSESADNVTTETDNDPEPSAGTSAGDSSQGSTAHDASSQGGTTDDPR